The DNA region GGACAGAAATCACCTATGACCTAGGTGTCGTCCCGGTGGGTGCCGAGGCAGCCTTCATCGAGTTCAGTCAAGGAATCGGTCCGATCGGTGGCGGCAATCTGCCGGGCACGGTGCTGATCGATGACGTTCGGTTGAATGTCGTGCAAGCCGTCCCGGAACCAGCAACCTACGCTTTTCTCGCGGTGAGTGGTTGCGTTCTGCTGTTACGTCGACGCCGAAAACGATCGGCTTTTCCGTCGGACGAAGCATAAGCCGGTTATCGCCACAAGCATCCACAAGGTGCTTGGTTCGGGGACCGCGGCAGCTGAAAAGAACCGAACACTATCGATGTGCACGGCGCCGCCGGCAAACTGGGGTTGAACGAATACGAGTGCCAACCGTGCCTCGACCGCGCCGTCGGGGACAACCGATGAAAGCTGACGCGTCAGCCAAACATCATTCAACGTTGCTCCATCAGCCAGCACCACGGAATCCGATCCGATGTACTGGCCCGATCCAAACTCACCGTACTGTTGGTTGTAATAGTCGATGTTTAGAACGGCGTAGTTGTCCGTTGCAAAGATCGAATCGTTCGAATCGACGAATGCACTTGCTTGTGCAAACAGTGTTTCGCCGCCGGTGACGGTAAGTCCCTGTTCAACGCCGGAATAGTTTTCCGTTCCGTCGAACTGGCCATAGAGTTTCAAGGCTCCATCGCCCGAGGCAACATGCTGGTTATCACCACGAACGTTGGTGCCGGCACCGATTGTGTTTCCATACGTCGACCAATGAGCCAACGAGCCGCCATTGTCGTCGAACGAACCGTTGTCGAACGTCATGACCGGATCGCTATCCGCTTTCGTGTAGGCATAGACATGATCGACGCGGAAGTCTTGGGGCCACGGCGTGGAAGCGTCGGGGTTGTCTAAAAAATCGCCTCCCACGGCAAGGTTAAGAATCACATTCATTCCATCGCTTTGCCGAGAAATAAACCCGCCGGTATCCGAGTCTCGGACGGTCGCGTGATGAACATCGTCGACATAAAAGCGAATTTGTTTGTTGTCCCACTCCACGGCATAGTTGTGGAAACTGTTGTGGTAGTTGACTTGGCTGCCACCCGCGACGGACTGTTGCTCCTTCGCAACGAACTGATGACTGAAGGGCGGATTCGTCCCATAGTGAAAAGCACTGCTGGTCAAATTCGGTTGGTCGCCCCGGTTCTCCATGATGTCGATTTCACCCTGACTCGGCCAAGCATTCTTGGTGGTGTCAGATAAAAGCCAGATGGCTGGCCACATCCCTTTACCGGTCGGCAGATTTGCTCGCACTTCCCATCGACCGTACTGTTGGGCAACTTTGCTAATCACGCTTCCGCTGACATAGGGGAGTCCGCGCGAAGCAGAGTTCTCGGCCGTGATGACAAGGTTGCCACCCGAAACACTCACTTGGTCGGGAAGATAGTCTTGCAGCGAATTGTTCGTCGGCACGTTGGTGTCGGCGACGTCCCACTTGGACGAATCGATGGACATTCCGTCGAACTCATCCAGCCAAGCGAGATCGAAACCAGAGACGGCAGGCGCCTGGGCTAAAACCGAATGCGCCGACAGTGACAAGGAAGCAAGCAGGACCAACGGCAAGAGGCGATTTAGCAATCCGCGTCGAACACCTGGCAAAGGTCGAACTTCACACAAGACCGAGACGTCGATGCACTGCTTAGACATAGGATGCACTGCGGAAAGGTGAATCGAAAAAAGTAAGCGCCAAGTCTATTCCTACGTCCGCAAGGTGAGGTCGATGGAATCCTGTAATATCTTGAAATTCATTCAA from Rubripirellula tenax includes:
- a CDS encoding family 16 glycosylhydrolase, which encodes MSKQCIDVSVLCEVRPLPGVRRGLLNRLLPLVLLASLSLSAHSVLAQAPAVSGFDLAWLDEFDGMSIDSSKWDVADTNVPTNNSLQDYLPDQVSVSGGNLVITAENSASRGLPYVSGSVISKVAQQYGRWEVRANLPTGKGMWPAIWLLSDTTKNAWPSQGEIDIMENRGDQPNLTSSAFHYGTNPPFSHQFVAKEQQSVAGGSQVNYHNSFHNYAVEWDNKQIRFYVDDVHHATVRDSDTGGFISRQSDGMNVILNLAVGGDFLDNPDASTPWPQDFRVDHVYAYTKADSDPVMTFDNGSFDDNGGSLAHWSTYGNTIGAGTNVRGDNQHVASGDGALKLYGQFDGTENYSGVEQGLTVTGGETLFAQASAFVDSNDSIFATDNYAVLNIDYYNQQYGEFGSGQYIGSDSVVLADGATLNDVWLTRQLSSVVPDGAVEARLALVFVQPQFAGGAVHIDSVRFFSAAAVPEPSTLWMLVAITGLCFVRRKSRSFSAST